A region from the Aquimarina sp. ERC-38 genome encodes:
- a CDS encoding VOC family protein, whose translation MNEFEEKIGVRPIFGGYHKTQGTKNALVNLDNGCYLEIIAIDDTNADVNPPRWMGVDMLSKDQITRFAIKSNSLQKDADILNKWNDRMGTIARGSRNTAEGTFLQWELLMPLATPEVELIPFMIDWSKSEIHPSEFLPNMGCQLIELYGTHPDPRKFDELFKDLNYDFRIKKATEVAIKLVLQTPNGKVEL comes from the coding sequence ATAAATGAATTTGAAGAAAAAATAGGCGTACGACCGATATTCGGAGGGTACCATAAAACACAAGGTACAAAAAATGCCCTGGTAAATCTGGACAATGGGTGTTACTTGGAAATTATAGCGATTGATGATACTAATGCTGACGTCAATCCACCCAGGTGGATGGGAGTTGATATGTTATCCAAGGATCAAATTACACGTTTTGCCATTAAATCAAATAGCTTACAAAAGGATGCGGATATACTTAACAAATGGAATGATCGCATGGGTACTATTGCCAGGGGATCCCGGAATACCGCAGAAGGTACTTTTTTACAATGGGAGTTACTGATGCCCCTAGCCACACCGGAAGTAGAACTAATTCCTTTTATGATTGACTGGTCTAAAAGTGAAATTCATCCTTCGGAATTTTTACCGAATATGGGGTGTCAACTTATAGAACTATATGGTACACATCCTGACCCTCGTAAATTTGATGAGTTATTTAAAGACTTAAATTATGATTTTAGGATTAAAAAAGCAACCGAAGTGGCTATAAAGCTCGTCTTACAAACCCCTAACGGAAAAGTTGAGTTATGA
- a CDS encoding POTRA domain-containing protein encodes MILNLLRLLVLTNTDKTIIRITHIYKQKLFYLVFLMLGVTNICAQQGVVNEINYTGNKKTKAVFLDRIIKVKKGKAIDSLQIINDIERIKRLDGVAFATYTVEKMGNDYNVTYNLTENFSIIPGLRIGQANDDSFSFRVSVFEFNGLGRNIIAGGFYQREVFNSFGLFLEHPYLFTNKLGLGINYQDITTQQPIYSGDQQTDYNYTLRGPELTLFYEHNFNNRFELGFRAFEERYVTIEEEMQNIIPINAPEPELNSQVVRASYEYIDLDLEFHNLSGVRNFFDANYFLKNEGLLQTEYILNNTTQYFTRIGKRGNWANQLQLQYSNPVDNTNFVPITIDNQLNTRGAGNTIDRGTASFAVNTEYRYSLIEKNWFVLQGNAFVDISGIQRPGNDLNDIFSEDRFRVYPGVGFRLIHKRIFNAVIRFDYGFNVTGDGENGVVFGIGQYF; translated from the coding sequence ATGATCTTAAACCTTTTACGACTCTTAGTACTCACAAATACAGATAAAACTATTATACGCATCACTCATATATATAAACAAAAGTTGTTCTACCTGGTATTTTTAATGCTTGGTGTTACTAATATCTGCGCACAACAAGGTGTAGTCAATGAAATTAACTATACAGGAAACAAAAAGACTAAAGCCGTTTTTTTAGATCGTATTATAAAAGTTAAAAAAGGCAAGGCCATTGATTCCTTACAAATCATCAATGATATTGAACGGATCAAACGCCTGGATGGTGTTGCCTTTGCAACCTACACCGTAGAAAAAATGGGTAACGATTATAACGTAACCTATAATTTAACTGAAAACTTTAGTATTATTCCGGGGTTACGAATTGGTCAGGCTAATGATGATAGCTTTTCTTTTAGGGTGTCCGTATTTGAGTTTAACGGACTGGGACGAAACATTATTGCCGGTGGATTTTACCAGAGAGAAGTTTTTAATTCCTTTGGTTTATTTTTAGAACATCCCTATTTATTTACAAATAAACTAGGTCTGGGGATTAATTATCAAGATATTACTACACAACAACCTATATATTCCGGTGATCAGCAAACAGATTATAATTACACCTTACGAGGTCCTGAACTTACGTTATTTTACGAACACAACTTTAACAATAGGTTTGAACTGGGGTTTAGAGCGTTTGAAGAACGCTACGTAACCATCGAGGAAGAAATGCAAAACATCATACCAATTAATGCTCCGGAACCGGAATTGAATAGCCAGGTAGTACGGGCATCTTATGAATACATAGACCTGGACTTGGAATTTCATAACCTTTCTGGTGTTCGTAATTTTTTTGATGCTAATTACTTTCTTAAAAATGAAGGATTATTACAAACCGAGTATATTTTAAATAATACCACGCAATATTTTACACGTATTGGCAAACGCGGAAACTGGGCAAATCAACTTCAATTACAATACAGTAATCCGGTGGATAATACTAATTTTGTTCCTATTACCATAGACAATCAATTAAATACCCGTGGAGCTGGAAATACTATTGACAGAGGTACTGCTTCATTTGCTGTAAATACAGAATATAGATACTCTCTGATTGAAAAAAACTGGTTTGTCCTTCAGGGTAACGCATTTGTGGATATAAGTGGAATTCAGCGCCCTGGAAACGATCTTAACGATATATTTTCTGAAGATCGTTTTAGAGTATATCCCGGAGTAGGTTTCCGACTAATTCATAAACGAATATTTAACGCGGTGATACGATTTGACTATGGTTTTAATGTCACTGGGGACGGAGAAAACGGAGTGGTTTTCGGTATCGGACAATATTTTTAG
- a CDS encoding DUF2490 domain-containing protein has protein sequence MLVLLLGQSVKTNAQEEAELLPERSVFKEPTTKYWINTYGNIRISKKLFWVAQTHFRFQESEDIPFAGKVAQIYNRHALGYIYSKKINFALGGVLRLNYDVNDENEDRNMIPEYRIWHQYQFAMEVGRAIAYHRFRIEHRWSKGFKEESEYIFRNRWRYMFRLKIPINKPHIESNVFYVAPEAELIMQSGEPVIASPMEDLRLHTSFGYIFSPQLTAATGLMYNMGQTLDNGGIWKQGWTIRMHLYFSPDFRKKKNKLPEVHFRD, from the coding sequence TTGCTTGTTCTCCTACTCGGGCAATCCGTAAAAACAAACGCCCAGGAAGAAGCTGAATTACTGCCCGAACGATCGGTATTTAAAGAACCTACTACTAAATACTGGATCAATACTTACGGTAATATTCGTATTTCCAAAAAATTATTTTGGGTAGCGCAGACACATTTTAGGTTTCAAGAAAGTGAGGATATTCCTTTTGCCGGAAAAGTAGCGCAAATTTATAACCGGCATGCATTAGGGTATATCTATTCAAAAAAGATCAACTTCGCCCTGGGAGGTGTACTTCGATTGAATTATGACGTAAATGATGAGAATGAAGATCGCAATATGATTCCTGAATATCGAATTTGGCACCAGTATCAATTTGCCATGGAAGTTGGTCGAGCTATCGCTTACCATCGATTTAGAATCGAACACCGCTGGTCCAAAGGGTTTAAGGAAGAGAGTGAGTATATTTTTAGAAATCGATGGAGATATATGTTCCGTTTAAAGATTCCTATTAATAAACCCCATATTGAATCTAATGTTTTTTATGTAGCTCCGGAAGCTGAATTAATTATGCAAAGTGGCGAACCAGTTATCGCAAGCCCAATGGAAGACCTTAGGTTGCATACTAGTTTTGGGTATATTTTCTCTCCTCAACTTACTGCCGCTACAGGGTTAATGTATAATATGGGACAGACTCTAGATAACGGAGGTATTTGGAAACAAGGCTGGACGATCCGAATGCACTTGTATTTTTCACCGGATTTCAGAAAAAAGAAGAACAAACTACCGGAAGTTCATTTCAGGGATTAA
- a CDS encoding MORN repeat-containing protein → MTTKKKLTSTVLLSVSVISTLLAIYFGFKYYNLNANEGKNTDDFESNRKSDEQYEQASKKIDSLILVEEYVAAEALLKELKAVRKVQTDLGSEARSKLLSTLINTKKENQAIVKNRIAGDSVNKNEVPVDSLLKEELITKLNSAKSKVRSLQNQLTKTAENEYLTFKTSKGTGLHYVGQVKKHKANGFGIALLETGSRYEGTWKNNLRDGYGKFYWDDGEHYEGAYKNDKREGQGTYFWKNGERYTGEWKDDQRNGHGEFYNKKGKIKASGTWEKDKLVQEDK, encoded by the coding sequence ATGACTACGAAAAAGAAATTAACCTCAACCGTATTATTGTCAGTTAGTGTGATTTCAACTTTATTGGCAATTTATTTTGGATTTAAATATTACAATTTGAATGCTAATGAGGGAAAGAATACAGATGATTTTGAGAGTAACCGGAAATCTGACGAACAATACGAACAAGCATCTAAAAAAATTGATTCGTTAATTCTGGTAGAAGAATATGTCGCTGCGGAAGCTTTACTAAAAGAATTGAAAGCAGTCAGGAAAGTACAAACGGATCTAGGCAGTGAAGCCCGGAGCAAATTATTGAGTACGCTTATAAATACAAAGAAAGAGAACCAGGCTATCGTTAAAAATAGAATAGCAGGTGATTCTGTAAATAAAAACGAAGTGCCTGTAGATAGTCTGTTAAAGGAAGAACTGATCACTAAATTGAATAGTGCCAAATCTAAAGTCCGATCTTTACAAAACCAATTAACTAAAACCGCTGAAAACGAATATTTAACTTTTAAAACCTCTAAAGGAACCGGACTTCATTATGTAGGCCAGGTTAAAAAACATAAGGCAAATGGTTTTGGGATCGCACTATTGGAAACCGGAAGCCGTTATGAAGGTACCTGGAAAAATAACCTTCGGGATGGATACGGTAAGTTTTACTGGGATGACGGAGAACATTACGAAGGGGCATATAAAAATGATAAGCGCGAGGGACAGGGAACCTATTTTTGGAAAAATGGTGAAAGGTACACGGGAGAATGGAAAGATGATCAACGGAACGGTCATGGTGAATTTTACAATAAAAAAGGAAAGATAAAAGCCAGCGGTACCTGGGAAAAAGATAAACTGGTTCAAGAAGATAAATAA
- a CDS encoding response regulator transcription factor: MNNYTVVVVDDHVLLAQALSSLVNSFNSFNASYLCCNGRDLLDKLENENKLPDIILMDVKMPILNGIETTRILKEKYPEIKVLALSVENEEETIIKMLKAGAKGYILKDVEKNELYTGLLELMNTGFYHTKEVSTILINSLNGKSDKIVLKDREIEFLKWVCEELTYKEIAQKMFLSPKTIDGYRDALFEKLQTRSRTGLVMYAIRHKIVEV, encoded by the coding sequence ATGAATAATTATACCGTTGTTGTGGTTGACGACCACGTACTGTTAGCACAAGCCTTGAGCAGCCTGGTTAACTCCTTTAATAGTTTTAATGCCAGTTACCTCTGTTGTAATGGCAGGGATTTACTGGACAAGTTAGAAAATGAAAACAAGCTGCCTGATATTATTTTAATGGATGTAAAAATGCCTATTTTAAACGGTATTGAAACCACCCGGATATTAAAAGAAAAATATCCGGAAATTAAAGTGTTGGCCCTATCGGTTGAAAATGAAGAAGAAACTATTATTAAAATGTTAAAAGCAGGTGCCAAAGGGTATATTTTAAAAGATGTTGAAAAAAATGAATTATACACCGGGCTTTTAGAATTGATGAATACCGGGTTTTACCATACTAAAGAAGTATCGACAATTTTAATTAATTCCTTAAATGGTAAATCCGATAAGATCGTACTTAAAGACCGGGAAATCGAATTTTTAAAATGGGTTTGTGAAGAATTGACCTATAAAGAAATTGCTCAAAAGATGTTTTTAAGCCCTAAAACAATTGACGGATATCGGGATGCCCTGTTTGAAAAATTACAAACCCGTAGTCGAACCGGCCTGGTCATGTACGCCATACGACATAAGATTGTTGAAGTTTAG
- a CDS encoding sensor histidine kinase — protein sequence MDEKEINDLFLLLSIVAFCIAVVLVTLFIIFQKRKNKLLLNQKDAEKRFEKEIITSKIEIKEETFRNISWELHDNIGQLITLAKLQLQNDDHKEAINQTLTNALEALRTLSKAANPEALKNISFVEALRQEIERFNRLKYLKASVKTKGTVVELDARVEIVLFRILQEFFSNTIKHAKATELSLYIDFKATHLKIDAIDDGIGFNNSDTDTLGIGLSNIVKRAQLIGATAQIDSTLHQGTKLSILYFYKE from the coding sequence ATGGACGAAAAAGAAATAAATGACTTATTCCTATTACTATCTATCGTTGCCTTTTGCATCGCGGTGGTGTTAGTGACGTTATTTATTATCTTTCAAAAGCGAAAAAATAAATTGCTTTTAAATCAAAAAGATGCTGAAAAGCGGTTTGAAAAAGAAATTATCACCTCAAAAATTGAAATTAAGGAAGAAACTTTTCGTAATATTAGTTGGGAATTACATGATAATATTGGGCAGTTGATTACTTTGGCTAAATTACAGTTACAAAATGATGATCATAAGGAAGCGATTAACCAAACTCTGACTAATGCGCTAGAGGCGTTACGGACGTTGTCCAAAGCAGCAAACCCTGAGGCTTTAAAAAATATTTCTTTTGTTGAGGCATTGCGACAGGAGATTGAACGTTTTAACCGATTAAAATATTTAAAAGCTTCGGTAAAAACAAAAGGAACCGTTGTAGAATTGGATGCAAGAGTTGAAATTGTACTTTTTAGAATTTTACAGGAGTTTTTTTCAAATACCATAAAACATGCAAAAGCGACTGAGTTAAGTTTGTATATTGATTTTAAAGCCACCCATTTAAAAATTGATGCAATTGACGACGGTATTGGTTTTAATAATTCGGATACGGATACCTTAGGAATTGGTTTAAGTAATATTGTAAAAAGGGCGCAACTTATCGGGGCAACTGCGCAAATTGATTCTACCTTACATCAAGGCACTAAACTCTCTATTTTATATTTTTATAAAGAATGA
- a CDS encoding S8 family serine peptidase codes for MDPKLKLIVRGNPREELSLLLRLHKANIYPKNCKVISQFGDVISCRILRKNLLSVYDDKATRSLKAPQVIPANYKNSRITDVSIGAFQELHQNLVSSNYKRSPVVFGIIDFGFDFGHRDFQDAYGKTRFEKIWVQPTPYRNSNKYGYGEIFNAPEMNRAITSQSPYRFLGYHPGKNDRFGRGMHGTHVLGIAASSGASGARGLASTSPIVAVDMGSSYVNGSDLSLGDSVKLIEGIDFILEQAGERPCVINLSLGGHCSDHTGKTLVEIALNNAVKNRKATVIVQSTGNYFKADCHHVGILKEGESKEITWLFKRRDPSANEIEVWYEGEDRITAELYTDNGILIGRSEPFNDAVLNYDKIQNGIIYHRSKEPNTGKNHINIILSKRPESRKLILKLKGGQVKNGEYHVYVERDDMGQSRLAPQDVDTNFTIGSICNAPLTIAVGAYNQKSLERDPMSFSSAGPTIDRRVKPEVLAPGNKIVAARSASKYQLEPGHGLIAKSGSSMAAPYVASLAVKILEKFPKLSIYEIRRLLFQSCNARKHRNQSDANQSGYGMVSYAKLRFLLKQKQRSQQSKNRLHY; via the coding sequence ATGGATCCAAAATTAAAATTAATTGTACGAGGGAATCCCCGGGAAGAACTCTCTTTACTGCTAAGGTTGCATAAGGCAAATATATATCCCAAAAATTGTAAGGTTATTTCCCAGTTTGGAGATGTGATCAGTTGCCGGATTTTAAGGAAAAATCTTTTATCGGTATATGATGATAAAGCCACACGTAGTTTAAAAGCACCACAGGTCATCCCGGCTAATTATAAAAATTCGCGCATCACTGATGTTAGTATTGGGGCGTTTCAGGAATTACACCAGAATTTGGTGAGTAGTAACTATAAAAGAAGTCCGGTGGTTTTTGGGATTATTGATTTTGGTTTTGATTTTGGGCATAGGGATTTTCAGGATGCCTATGGGAAAACACGTTTTGAAAAAATATGGGTACAACCTACACCGTATCGCAATTCAAATAAATATGGGTATGGGGAGATTTTTAACGCCCCTGAAATGAACCGAGCAATTACATCTCAGAGCCCATACCGTTTTTTGGGGTACCATCCCGGTAAAAATGATCGATTCGGTAGAGGTATGCACGGAACCCATGTATTGGGAATTGCCGCAAGTTCAGGAGCCTCCGGGGCCAGAGGATTGGCATCTACATCTCCCATCGTAGCCGTGGATATGGGGTCGAGCTATGTAAATGGTTCGGATTTATCTTTAGGAGACTCGGTTAAGTTAATCGAAGGGATCGATTTTATCCTGGAGCAGGCAGGGGAGCGCCCTTGTGTTATTAATTTAAGCTTAGGGGGGCACTGTAGTGACCATACTGGTAAAACCCTGGTAGAAATTGCTTTAAATAATGCAGTTAAAAATAGGAAAGCAACAGTTATCGTACAAAGCACCGGAAATTACTTTAAAGCGGATTGCCACCATGTAGGTATCTTAAAAGAAGGAGAAAGTAAAGAAATTACCTGGTTGTTTAAACGAAGGGACCCCTCTGCCAACGAAATTGAGGTTTGGTATGAAGGCGAAGATCGTATTACCGCCGAATTGTATACAGATAATGGAATTTTAATAGGAAGGTCAGAACCATTTAATGATGCGGTACTCAATTATGATAAAATTCAAAACGGAATTATTTACCATCGGAGCAAAGAACCAAATACTGGAAAGAATCATATTAATATCATCTTGTCTAAACGACCGGAATCCCGAAAACTAATTTTAAAATTAAAAGGGGGACAGGTTAAAAACGGAGAATATCATGTGTATGTAGAGCGGGATGATATGGGGCAATCTCGATTAGCTCCGCAAGATGTCGATACCAATTTTACGATTGGTTCTATCTGTAATGCCCCTTTAACCATAGCAGTTGGGGCATATAATCAAAAAAGCCTGGAACGCGACCCAATGTCCTTTAGCAGTGCTGGACCAACGATTGATCGTCGGGTGAAGCCGGAAGTTCTGGCCCCGGGAAATAAGATTGTTGCAGCCCGTTCTGCTTCAAAATATCAATTAGAACCCGGGCACGGATTGATAGCTAAAAGTGGTTCTAGTATGGCGGCACCTTACGTAGCTTCTTTAGCCGTTAAAATTCTGGAAAAATTTCCTAAGCTTTCTATATATGAGATTCGTCGCTTATTGTTTCAAAGTTGTAATGCCAGAAAGCACCGAAACCAATCTGATGCAAATCAATCCGGCTATGGGATGGTGTCTTATGCAAAGCTTCGGTTTTTACTAAAGCAGAAGCAACGCAGTCAGCAAAGCAAGAATCGACTGCACTACTAG
- a CDS encoding DNA-formamidopyrimidine glycosylase family protein: protein MPELPEVYGYQQYLENTALHQKIVAFDCRDARLLKKPLADFETSLIGSEFTGTQRIGKYLFVKTSGKKIVLMHFGMTGKPTYYKEAEDRPKFGHIVLTFENGFHFAFENKRKFGRWDLVDTIEAYQKEHKLSKDTRDISLEEFKAALRNRKTAIKKVIMDQSVTAGVGNWIADDVLYQAQIHPEKNVADLSEEEIIRVYTKLQYVIETAIDLEAHYEDFPEQFMMRKRREIGADCHYTNGKIEKIVVGGRSTYYSPKWQHL, encoded by the coding sequence ATGCCGGAATTACCTGAAGTATATGGATATCAACAATATCTGGAAAACACCGCCCTTCATCAAAAAATTGTGGCTTTTGATTGTCGGGACGCACGATTATTAAAAAAACCCTTAGCTGATTTTGAAACATCTTTAATCGGCTCAGAATTTACAGGTACTCAACGTATCGGGAAGTATCTATTTGTAAAAACCTCCGGTAAGAAAATAGTATTGATGCATTTTGGGATGACCGGTAAGCCTACCTACTATAAAGAAGCAGAAGATCGTCCTAAATTCGGGCATATTGTTTTGACTTTTGAAAACGGTTTTCACTTTGCTTTTGAAAACAAAAGAAAATTTGGTCGTTGGGATCTGGTAGATACTATCGAGGCTTATCAAAAAGAACATAAGTTAAGTAAAGATACCCGGGATATTAGCTTAGAAGAATTCAAGGCAGCCCTCCGGAATCGGAAAACAGCCATTAAAAAAGTAATTATGGATCAAAGTGTTACCGCCGGGGTTGGTAACTGGATTGCAGATGATGTATTATACCAGGCTCAAATTCACCCGGAAAAGAATGTTGCGGATTTGAGTGAAGAAGAAATCATACGGGTGTATACTAAATTACAATATGTTATAGAAACTGCTATTGATCTTGAAGCTCATTATGAAGATTTTCCTGAGCAGTTTATGATGCGAAAAAGACGTGAGATTGGTGCTGACTGTCATTATACGAACGGTAAGATTGAAAAGATAGTTGTAGGTGGAAGATCCACGTACTATTCTCCGAAGTGGCAACACTTGTAA
- a CDS encoding S8 family serine peptidase: protein MKNFNAKMLLLFCVLWATGMYAQEHYYYYQGKKVPLEVNKEFLFVVTKSQNDIQKSFAKDMPLTSITKTVSDNTAQSLSGSSHIQNANEGLDWTEIKVSDTKITEQGYQTLQKKLDSQKEILFVNPYFFDPSGKKMALTQYFNVQLKNKGDLAILKQFAQKTHTTIVGQNQFMPLWYTLSVTQKEGLNAMQMANAFYESGNFNNAEPSFMLEWGFDTDTTAEKRAATAAFFTADTYYNDQWTLNNTGQNGGTTGIDMNAEDAWNITKGSSAIKVAIIDQGFERDHPDLQTNNFGPGFDTHTSSSPSSVWGRHGTPCAGIIGAVQDNNEGVSGVAPRTSLMSISVRILTSTNLANGINWAWQNGADILSNSWGGGSPSSLINNAINNALDNGRDGLGSVVVFSAGNGNVNGAEYPSNSNPRILCVGAIDRCGVRSGRIDIVPDSCDPWGPTSRPGSSFGTPLDVVSGGTSISATDMQGSAGYNGYANDDYTDSFGGTSAACPFVAGVAALVLAENPCLTNDQVQQIIEASAQKVRTDLYTYSFSAGRPNGTWNNELGYGLVDAEAAVNLAQITTPPGTQSFDLYSQDRPDDTGQEPNNTSSNFYRSQDIWVRQNPDGGTTHQNPEYKEFTPNAVYVKVRNRGTTTSSCAVVKVYFARASTGLTWPTHFINNYAGSLLNGDIIGSVNVPSIPPGGSTIVEIPWFPPNPADYGAGNQAHHFCLTSRIISANDPMANEQNGVSISFNAKNNNNIAWKNVMVYDTVTTDNPFLNLYVRGINRKSEFTNIAFIDRGLDKFDRIEIPFFEVGNIEVEMDEELFKRMLEMGSFKNKGINIIDENRVVLEGASTAFTRVPLRYNETFTLRFKFNVFKKLPKGQQLMLDVVQQNDNKEIEGGETFLITTGGQIDEKDPVKGDVKFTVSPNPNTGLFSVQFPGVSTGKYIISNFSGQVILSDGFKFKKKVEINMQKYKPGMYFIKVYKGKESATQSLFIK from the coding sequence ATGAAAAATTTTAACGCTAAGATGCTATTGCTTTTCTGTGTATTATGGGCTACAGGAATGTATGCACAAGAACATTACTACTATTACCAGGGAAAAAAAGTTCCGCTAGAAGTCAATAAAGAATTTCTGTTTGTAGTCACAAAATCGCAGAACGATATTCAGAAAAGTTTTGCTAAGGATATGCCCTTAACCAGTATTACTAAAACGGTAAGCGATAATACGGCACAATCGCTATCTGGTTCGTCTCATATTCAAAATGCTAACGAAGGACTGGACTGGACAGAAATCAAAGTTTCTGATACAAAAATAACGGAACAGGGGTATCAAACCCTTCAAAAAAAGCTTGATTCGCAAAAAGAAATACTTTTTGTCAATCCGTATTTTTTTGATCCTTCCGGAAAGAAGATGGCACTAACTCAATATTTTAATGTACAACTTAAAAATAAAGGGGATCTGGCAATTTTAAAACAATTTGCACAAAAGACCCATACTACAATTGTCGGGCAAAATCAGTTTATGCCGCTTTGGTACACGCTTTCAGTTACTCAAAAAGAGGGCTTAAATGCGATGCAAATGGCAAACGCTTTTTATGAATCCGGCAATTTTAATAATGCCGAACCTTCTTTTATGTTAGAATGGGGATTTGATACAGACACAACAGCCGAAAAAAGAGCTGCTACTGCCGCATTTTTTACAGCAGATACGTATTATAACGACCAATGGACGTTAAATAACACCGGGCAAAACGGAGGTACTACCGGCATTGATATGAATGCAGAAGATGCCTGGAACATTACAAAAGGTTCTTCAGCTATTAAAGTTGCCATTATAGATCAGGGATTCGAAAGAGATCATCCGGATTTACAAACAAACAATTTTGGGCCGGGATTTGATACGCATACCTCTTCATCTCCTTCCTCAGTTTGGGGCCGCCATGGAACGCCATGTGCCGGAATCATAGGAGCAGTACAAGATAATAATGAGGGAGTATCCGGGGTAGCACCACGTACCAGCTTAATGTCAATAAGTGTTAGAATTCTGACCAGTACAAACTTAGCTAATGGTATTAACTGGGCCTGGCAAAATGGAGCCGACATTCTGAGTAATTCCTGGGGTGGTGGTTCTCCATCCAGTTTAATTAATAATGCGATCAATAATGCTTTAGACAATGGGCGAGATGGTTTAGGATCCGTAGTTGTATTCTCTGCAGGTAATGGTAATGTTAACGGAGCTGAATATCCATCTAATTCAAATCCTAGAATCCTTTGCGTAGGTGCCATTGATAGATGTGGTGTGCGGTCCGGGCGTATCGATATTGTCCCTGACTCTTGTGATCCCTGGGGACCTACTTCACGACCTGGCAGTAGTTTTGGTACTCCGCTGGATGTAGTCTCAGGAGGAACCAGTATCTCTGCAACAGATATGCAGGGAAGTGCAGGTTACAATGGTTATGCTAATGATGATTATACAGATAGTTTTGGAGGTACTTCTGCAGCATGTCCTTTTGTAGCAGGAGTAGCTGCTCTGGTATTAGCCGAAAACCCTTGCCTAACCAATGATCAGGTACAACAAATTATCGAAGCCAGTGCCCAAAAAGTACGAACTGATTTATATACCTATTCTTTTAGTGCGGGTCGGCCTAATGGTACCTGGAACAACGAACTGGGATACGGACTAGTAGATGCTGAGGCTGCAGTGAACCTTGCTCAAATCACAACTCCTCCGGGAACACAATCCTTTGACCTGTATTCTCAGGACAGGCCTGATGATACCGGTCAGGAACCAAACAATACTTCCTCTAATTTTTATAGAAGCCAGGATATCTGGGTACGTCAAAACCCGGATGGTGGTACCACACATCAAAACCCGGAGTACAAAGAATTTACACCTAATGCGGTGTACGTAAAGGTGCGAAACAGAGGTACGACTACCTCAAGCTGTGCGGTCGTTAAAGTCTATTTCGCACGTGCATCTACCGGATTGACTTGGCCAACCCATTTTATTAATAATTATGCAGGTTCGTTATTAAATGGTGATATCATCGGATCGGTAAATGTTCCTTCCATACCGCCCGGAGGTTCTACTATCGTAGAAATTCCGTGGTTCCCGCCTAACCCGGCAGATTATGGGGCTGGCAACCAGGCGCACCATTTTTGCCTGACCTCAAGAATCATCTCTGCAAATGATCCTATGGCTAATGAACAAAACGGAGTAAGTATTTCGTTCAATGCAAAAAATAATAACAATATAGCCTGGAAAAATGTAATGGTATATGATACGGTAACTACCGATAATCCGTTTTTAAATTTATATGTTAGGGGAATCAACCGGAAAAGCGAATTTACAAACATTGCTTTTATTGATCGCGGACTGGACAAATTTGACAGAATTGAAATTCCGTTTTTTGAAGTAGGGAACATTGAAGTTGAAATGGACGAAGAACTCTTTAAACGTATGCTTGAAATGGGGTCTTTTAAAAATAAAGGAATCAATATTATCGATGAAAATAGAGTGGTTTTAGAGGGGGCTTCAACTGCTTTTACCCGAGTGCCATTACGATACAATGAAACCTTTACGTTACGATTTAAATTTAATGTATTTAAAAAATTACCAAAAGGGCAACAACTGATGCTAGACGTTGTTCAACAAAATGATAATAAAGAGATTGAAGGAGGAGAAACTTTTTTAATAACTACTGGTGGTCAGATTGATGAGAAGGATCCTGTAAAAGGAGATGTGAAATTTACAGTCTCTCCTAATCCAAATACAGGTTTGTTTAGTGTTCAATTTCCTGGTGTTAGTACAGGTAAATATATTATCAGTAATTTTAGCGGACAGGTAATACTCTCAGATGGTTTTAAATTTAAAAAGAAAGTTGAAATAAATATGCAAAAATATAAACCCGGAATGTATTTTATAAAAGTATATAAAGGGAAAGAATCAGCAACGCAATCTTTATTTATCAAATAA